Proteins found in one Aspergillus chevalieri M1 DNA, chromosome 2, nearly complete sequence genomic segment:
- a CDS encoding putative PHD transcription factor (COG:S;~EggNog:ENOG410QEE0;~InterPro:IPR019787,IPR019786,IPR037869,IPR011011, IPR001965,IPR011009,IPR013083;~PFAM:PF00628;~go_component: GO:0048188 - Set1C/COMPASS complex [Evidence IEA]): MVADSNPYETDATRIPKDDPYISRSPQYGRYAPRDDDFKPRYDRWYQSEPEVNAYWEEVVRKTCIQGNSLNDPRTQDAFVTGSVVIRVDEESVDDSSAEKYSYVNANEISSARKAEDALKEIGVAVPVVYFCGVVDGKNVTVESRVPGVSLEVAWRYLTREQIDRLKQQCRRIIQRLAAVDGASDGPSYICSGLNSHLPPDASEQEKKILFKEKTEQDTLYLTHNDMVRSNIIVKDDQVVGVLGWRQCGLFGLDRAARVHRVFRVPEISYLSGDGDDGDGAMAWADLYDGVSEVSVKSEATTPQDATEPQVKAEPTAMSLDKLPASEEADSKSALCQLDGADLSNEHPTPKKVADLKHGLASRASSSDRSSPANSTKGAATGRKSTGGAKKGTARKSTTQKRKVNDQDAESVDSRRSNTPSSTRASKTPATKKQGSASAAGSPAPAPAPQRKPKKSKKAAKNEDDDDDDEDGVFCICRRGDNHTWMIGCDGECDDWFHGKCVNIDRRDADLIDKYICPNCHEKGKGCTSWKPMCRLPECRKPARVNQKGPSKYCSDDHGREFMRLKTQHFRLGSGAATIDGDQDPKTPDDIGSRGGVLTASELKAAITDVSSAIEFRRLGERIVTPPPEEDEDDKKNAEIEDQPKKEKKLGLDVDAKGLTYTPDEAAKLEKLRKRRDEILHRQGLLTSRDAFINLVRQRSKTIVERLKQTDPKGGWKDICGYDSRVAWADEEFDEWRQTPTGEKAMKDGTLDPPTDADGDTAMDDGNDKDGSDNEGDNGIETLARGVCTKKRCERHKQWVKVHQEDILFEKNTAKEDLRKCEDEAQIVVERAVLRMWAEMENAHVGGT, encoded by the coding sequence ATGGTTGCCGACTCAAACCCCTACGAGACAGATGCGACACGGATACCCAAAGACGACCCTTATATCTCCCGGAGTCCGCAATACGGCCGCTATGCGCCTCGTGATGACGATTTTAAACCCCGCTACGATCGTTGGTACCAGTCGGAACCCGAGGTGAATGCTTACTGGGAGGAAGTTGTCAGAAAGACATGTATTCAAGGAAACTCCTTGAACGACCCCAGGACTCAAGATGCTTTCGTTACTGGTAGCGTGGTCATTCGGGTCGACGAAGAAAGCGTGGACGATTCATCTGCGGAAAAATACTCGTACGTTAACGCCAACGAGATTTCGTCGGCAAGAAAAGCGGAGGATGCGCTCAAGGAGATCGGAGTCGCTGTGCCGGTGGTATACTTCTGTGGGGTTGTTGATGGGAAGAATGTCACGGTTGAGTCGCGCGTACCTGGGGTGTCTTTGGAAGTTGCGTGGAGATATCTTACGCGCGAACAGATTGATAGGCTCAAACAGCAGTGCCGCCGTATCATTCAACGATTGGCTGCCGTCGACGGCGCTTCAGATGGACCATCTTATATCTGCAGCGGACTCAACTCACATCTCCCGCCCGATGCCTCCGAACAGGAGAAGAAAATATTGTTCAAGGAAAAAACAGAGCAGGATACTTTATATTTGACTCACAATGACATGGTTAGGTCCAATATCATTGTCAAAGATGATCAGGTGGTGGGAGTTCTTGGCTGGCGACAATGTGGTTTGTTTGGTCTCGACCGTGCCGCCAGAGTGCATAGAGTTTTCAGGGTTCCGGAAATATCATACCTTAgtggggatggggatgatggtgatggagcGATGGCATGGGCCGATCTTTATGACGGGGTCTCGGAAGTATCAGTGAAGAGTGAGGCAACAACGCCGCAAGATGCTACAGAGCCGCAAGTAAAAGCAGAACCCACGGCCATGAGTTTGGACAAGTTGCCGGCCAGTGAAGAGGCAGATTCCAAGTCTGCATTGTGTCAACTCGATGGCGCAGATCTCTCAAACGAACATCCCACGCCAAAGAAAGTCGCTGATCTCAAGCACGGCCTGGCCTCTAGAGCATCATCATCGGATCGATCTTCTCCTGCAAATTCTACCAAAGGCGCAGCAACGGGAAGAAAATCCACGGGCGGCGCGAAAAAGGGAACGGCGAGAAAGTCAACAACTCAAAAGCGCAAGGTCAATGACCAAGATGCTGAAAGTGTCGACTCTCGACGTTCTAACACACCCTCATCAACTCGCGCCAGCAAGACTCCCGCTACGAAAAAGCAAGGCTCAGCGTCCGCAGCGGGatcgccagcaccagcaccagcgcccCAACGTAAACCAAAGAAGTCTAAGAAGGCCGCTAAAAacgaagatgatgatgatgacgatgaagatggtgTCTTTTGTATCTGTCGCAGAGGAGATAATCATACTTGGATGATTGGTTGTGATGGGGAATGCGACGACTGGTTCCACGGGAAGTGTGTCAACATTGACCGAAGGGATGCTGACTTGATTGACAAGTATATCTGCCCGAACTGCCatgagaaaggaaaaggatgcACCTCTTGGAAACCAATGTGCCGCTTGCCGGAATGTCGGAAGCCCGCACGTGTCAACCAGAAAGGACCAAGTAAATACTGCTCAGACGACCATGGCCGGGAATTCATGCGTCTGAAAACACAACATTTCCGCCTGGGTTCGGGAGCAGCAACTATAGATGGAGATCAAGACCCCAAGACCCCAGACGACATTGGCAGCAGAGGCGGCGTTCTCACTGCCAGTGAACTCAAAGCGGCTATAACGGATGTTTCGTCTGCAATAGAATTCCGCAGACTAGGCGAGCGTATCGTCACACCACCAccggaagaagacgaagatgacaAGAAGAACGCTGAGATAGAGGACCAACctaagaaggaaaagaagctTGGCCTAGACGTCGACGCCAAGGGCCTCACATACACCCCGGACGAAGCAGCCAAACTCGAAAAACTCCGCAAACGACGCGACGAGATACTCCACCGCCAGGGACTGCTGACATCACGCGACGCCTTCATAAACCTCGTCCGTCAAAGGTCCAAGACGATTGTAGAACGGTTAAAACAGACAGATCCCAAGGGCGGATGGAAGGATATCTGCGGGTACGACTCGCGGGTAGCATGGGCCGACGAGGAATTCGACGAATGGAGACAGACTCCAACCGGCGAGAAGGCGATGAAAGACGGTACACTCGATCCTCCTACCGATGCAGATGGCGATACCGCCATGGACGACGGCAACGACAAAGATGGGAGTGACAATGAGGGTGATAATGGTATTGAAACCCTGGCTCGCGGTGTTTGTACCAAGAAACGGTGCGAAAGACACAAACAGTGGGTCAAAGTACATCAGGAGGATATCCTGTTCGAGAAGAACACAGCTAAAGAGGACCTTCGGAAATGCGAGGACGAGGCCCAGATCGTGGTTGAAAGAGCTGTTCTAAGGATGTGGGCGGAAATGGAGAATGCCCATGTTGGCGGGACTTAG
- a CDS encoding uncharacterized protein (COG:S;~EggNog:ENOG410Q2H8) translates to MSLYTSDPAPPVLAHTLLSQPVQNTKDPSAPTERTCSLVTEIKQGIKCSSHALFHPGIVIGFSRPRRRGTGGDDDHGYMGQIPRYILTKHLERTSPAPGSFNTFIVHPFNLTIFSPQNLLTSLLSTNPTPTPSLSRKEAITRLDAVQLLPVYDFSEAMQAITQVSDTLHQIGEQRKHQQLTTQYPVVLIIAGLDTLVESVIRASNPIKGTAVLSAALRMLTRLSREYAAFLSVLLINTSGLGLGTGMGDIAVADGDYQGEQLSVLLPSLLMKTLDQGTDTHLLVSRERGRAGRVGVEVIKDRVGDWLGTRCVWDG, encoded by the exons ATGTCTTTATACACCTCGGACCCGGCACCTCCAGTGCTCGCACACACTCTGCTCTCCCAACCCGTCCAGAATACCAAAGACCCAAGCGCCCCGACTGAGAGGACCTGTAGCCTGGTAACAGAAATTAAACAGGGAATTAAATGTTCCTCTCATGCACTATTCCACCCTGGGATTGTCATTGGCTTCTCGAGACCCAGGAGGAGAGGAACAGGTGGCGATGACGATCATGGATATATGGGACAG ATCCCTCGATACATCCTCACAAAGCATCTCGAACGCACATCGCCAGCCCCGGGTTCCTTCAACACATTCATAGTCCACCCATTCAACctcaccatcttctctcccCAAAATCTCCTCACCTCCCTCCTCTCAACAAACCCAACTCCCACTCCGTCCCTATCCCGCAAAGAAGCAATCACCCGCCTAGACGCCGTCCAGCTCCTTCCCGTTTACGACTTCTCAGAAGCCATGCAAGCTATTACCCAAGTCTCAGACACATTACACCAGATCGGAGAACAACGCAAGCACCAACAACTTACTACCCAGTATCCCGTGGTGTTGATCATCGCTGGGCTGGACACTCTCGTCGAGAGCGTTATCCGTGCTTCGAACCCGATTAAGGGCACGGCGGTGTTGAGTGCTGCGTTAAGGATGCTTACGCGGCTGTCAAGGGAGTATGCGGCGTTTCTTTCTGTTTTGTTGATTAATACTAGTGGGCTTGGACTTGGGACGGGGATGGGGGATATTGCGGTGGCTGATGGGGATTATCAAGGAGAGCAGTTGTCGGTGCTGTTGCCGAGTTTGCTTATGAAGACGTTGGATCAAGGAACTGATACACATTTATTGGTGtcgagggagagggggagaGCTGGGAGGGTTGGGGTAGAGGTGATTAAGGATCGGGTGGGGGATTGGTTAGGGACAAGGTGTGTTtgggatggatga
- a CDS encoding F-box domain protein (COG:S;~EggNog:ENOG410PS9J): MFLSALSPLESLPNELLDHIISSLATSPPSLTRLQQPPNHRIAKSSIRDLKNLSLVSSGLCALVRPRLFAHACFDLRNERAFLEFVAHSDLKRHVTSIVVKGNNSPENREDPYWWRRVLSELDPLRITVVAPPSFIGAMLGTQIHEGHSWAFEIPFQILHLERDARQGRPVRLEDHSSLLSVRDWQSLEFNEASSLRAYHHYEYFLLRVPSVFDQWGTMAHPPDRLADLPSTLSLNRLTTFSYTTVFPFYNHVNLVLDAVFLMTSLESLSTQLAPCQNDRVIEIEQRGSIDPSDPWMELATGYALIAHAVRQLGMRGCLRRFRARDFQFEALRPELSSIFDERFHDSPWTYDGEDIWNKVDGSIPCQEQTGRRSS, encoded by the coding sequence ATGTTCCTTTCAGCGCTATCGCCGTTGGAGTCCCTCCCCAATGAGCTCCTCGACCACATCATTTCCTCCCTTGCGACGTCCCCTCCCTCGTTGACGCGACTACAACAGCCGCCTAATCATCGAATCGCCAAGAGCAGCATTCGCGATTTGAAGAATCTCTCCCTGGTCTCGTCCGGTCTGTGCGCGCTGGTGCGACCTCGGCTCTTCGCGCATGCCTGCTTTGACTTGCGAAATGAGCGCGCGTTTCTGGAGTTTGTTGCGCACTCGGATCTGAAACGCCATGTAACATCTATTGTTGTCAAGGGGAATAACTCGCCGGAGAATCGGGAGGATCCATACTGGTGGCGGCGGGTGTTGAGCGAGCTGGATCCGTTACGGATAACGGTGGTTGCACCGCCGTCGTTTATCGGGGCAATGTTGGGGACACAGATCCATGAGGGACATAGCTGGGCATTTGAGATTCCGTTTCAGATCCTGCATCTTGAGCGGGATGCTCGACAGGGGAGGCCGGTGCGGCTAGAGGACCATTCGAGCCTTCTGTCAGTCCGAGATTGGCAGTCGCTCGAATTCAACGAAGCCTCATCTCTCAGAGCATATCACCATTATGAGTACTTTCTCCTCCGCGTCCCGTCGGTCTTTGACCAATGGGGTACAATGGCCCATCCGCCGGATCGTCTAGCAGACCTCCCGTCAACCCTCTCACTAAACCGCCTAACGACGTTCAGCTACACCACCGTATTCCCCTTCTATAACCACGTGAATCTAGTTTTGGACGCAGTATTCCTAATGACGAGCCTGGAGTCACTAAGCACCCAACTTGCCCCTTGTCAGAACGACCGAGTCATTGAAATTGAGCAAAGGGGATCCATTGATCCCAGCGACCCGTGGATGGAGCTTGCTACTGGGTACGCGCTAATTGCCCATGCTGTCAGGCAATTAGGGATGAGGGGCTGCCTTCGACGGTTTCGGGCGCGCGATTTTCAGTTCGAGGCGCTGCGGCCGGAGCTATCTTCTATTTTCGATGAGAGGTTTCATGACTCGCCGTGGACGTATGATGGGGAGGATATTTGGAATAAAGTAGACGGGTCTATTCCTTGTCAGGAACAGACTGGCCGTAGAAGTAGTTAA
- a CDS encoding cobalamin-independent methionine synthase II family protein (COG:E;~EggNog:ENOG410PGGM;~InterPro:IPR038071,IPR002629;~PFAM:PF01717;~go_function: GO:0003871 - 5-methyltetrahydropteroyltriglutamate-homocysteine S-methyltransferase activity [Evidence IEA];~go_function: GO:0008270 - zinc ion binding [Evidence IEA];~go_process: GO:0009086 - methionine biosynthetic process [Evidence IEA]) produces MASLQPNHVESLVGHFRAAVLEASLPLSGVSMLEAIMAINGRPSLPPGRLFCPRKIIMSLHRNPPFRAEHLGSLLRTDELLNTKTAFEQGKLPESQLVAVEDKDIKEVVDVQKQLGYPAVSDGEYRRHMFWGSFFPGLEGFEEVNEIDPDVFRTYAPDVAAFLEAGHKPGESVICTGKIKHVGSTYVDQFKYLASLVPAEEVKNVKITLAAPNWYHLRYKEGKAYPADVYSSDVEYFADIAKACQDELQILYDAGCRNVQYDDPNLAYFCSDKMLQGWKEDPLNNQTPEELFDKYIKLYNDALSKRPADFHVGIHICRGNFVGSRHFSEGGYDRIATKLFKELNVDTYYLEYDTARAGGFQPLKELPRNKNVILGVVTSKFPELEDKEQMKQRVYEAAKFIAEGNGISVEEALKQCGVSPQCGFASHREGNAIDRQGMINKLKLVRDIANDVWPGEL; encoded by the exons ATGGCTTCGCTGCAACCAAATCATGTGGAGAGCCTCGTGGGGCATTTCCGGGCGGCCGTGCTCGAAGCCTCTTTGCCCCTCTCAGGAGTCAGTATGTTGGAGGCAATAATGGCAATCAATGGTCGCCCCTCTTTGCCTCCGGGTCGACTTTTCTGTCCCAg AAAAATCATCATGTCGCTTCACCGCAACCCTCCCTTCCGTGCTGAGCACCTTGGCTCGCTGCTCCGGACTGATGAGCTCTTGAACACCAAGACTGCCTTTGAGCAGGGCAAGCTCCCTGAGTCGCAGCTCGTTGCTGTCGAGGACAAGGACATCAAGGAGGTTGTCGATGTCCAGAAACAGCTCGGATACCCCGCTGTTTCCGATGGCGAATACCGTAGACACA TGTTCTGGGGTTCTTTCTTCCCCGGTCTAGAGGGATTCGAGGAGGTTAACGAAATCGATCCCGACGTCTTCCGTACTTACGCCCCCGATGTCGCCGCTTTCCTCGAGGCCGGCCACAAGCCCGGTGAGAGCGTGATCTGCACGGGCAAGATCAAGCACGTTGGCAGCACCTATGTCGACCAGTTCAAATACCTTGCCAGCCTCGTGCCCGCCGAGGAGGTCAAGAACGTCAAGATCACCCTTGCCGCCCCCAACTGGTACCACCTCCGGTACAAGGAAGGCAAGGCCTACCCCGCCGACGTGTACAGCTCGGACGTCGAGTACTTTGCCGATATCGCCAAGGCGTGCCAGGATGAGCTGCAGATTTTGTACGACGCCGGCTGCAGGAACGTGCAATACGACGACCCCAACTTGGCTT ACTTCTGCTCCGACAAGATGCTCCAGGGCTGGAAGGAAGACCCCCTGAACAACCAAACCCCCGAAGAGCTCTTCGACAAGTACATCAAGCTGTACAACGACGCCCTCTCCAAGCGCCCCGCCGACTTCCACGTCGGCATCCACATCTGCCGCGGCAACTTCGTCGGCTCGCGCCACTTCTCCGAGGGCGGCTACGACCGTATCGCCACCAAGCTCTTCAAGGAGCTCAACGTCGATACCTACTACCTCGAGTACGACACCGCCCGCGCGGGAGGCTTCCAGCCCCTCAAAGAACTGCCCCGCAACAAGAACGTCATTCTGGGCGTCGTGACCTCCAAGTTCCCTGAGCTCGAGGACAAGGAGCAGATGAAACAGCGGGTGTATGAGGCTGCCAAGTTCATTGCTGAGGGTAATGGGATCTCTGTTGAGGAGGCGCTGAAGCAGTGTGGCGTTAGCCCGCAGTGTGGGTTTGCTAGTCACCGCGAGGGTAATGCTATTGACCGCCAGGGTATGATTAACAAGTTGAAGTTGGTGCGGGACATTGCGAATGATGTCTGGCCTGGTGAGCTGTAA
- a CDS encoding DUF2945 domain-containing protein (COG:S;~EggNog:ENOG410PSY0;~InterPro:IPR021331;~PFAM:PF11160), whose protein sequence is MPAEYDEGDVVRYKPVGGPDSKTSEAVGTIRSVATEDQNMTHRNVHASKQNPRYEIENNRTHKRSAISEANILGPGE, encoded by the exons ATGCCCGCCGAATACGACGAGGGAGATGTCGTCCGCTACAAGCCTGTTGGCG GCCCCGACTCCAAAACCTCCGAAGCAGTGGGTACCATCCGCAGCGTCGCAACCGAGGACCAGAACATGACGCACCGGAACGTCCATGCTTCAAAGCAGAACCCTAGATACGAG ATTGAGAACAACAGGACGCACAAGAGATCTGCGATTAGTGAGGCGAATATTCTGGGTCCTGGAGAGTAA
- the ARF6 gene encoding ADP-ribosylation factor, Arf Arf6 (COG:U;~EggNog:ENOG410PGCD;~InterPro:IPR005225,IPR027417,IPR006689;~PFAM:PF00025,PF08477,PF00071,PF01926,PF09439;~go_function: GO:0005525 - GTP binding [Evidence IEA]), whose protein sequence is MGGQVSKIMGKIFGTKEMRILMLGLDAAGKTTILYKLKLTNQDVTTIPTVGFNVESVTYKNVKFNVWDVGGQDKIRPLWRHYYSGTQGLIFVVDSSDTARMEEARSELHKIINDREMKDALLLVFANKQDINGHLSPEEVINALQLTQLKDKLWYVAPSVATEGTGIFEGLAWLSNNVKTPPQK, encoded by the exons ATGGGTGGTCAAGTCTCTAAGATCATGGGGAAGATTTTCGGAACCAAGGAAATGCGTATTCTGATGTTGGGTTTGGATGCTGCTGGAAAGACAA CAATCCTCTACAAATTGAAACTCACAAACCAAGACGTGACGACTATTCCTACCGTCGGATTTAACGTCGAAAGCGTTACCTATAAGAATGTCAAGTTCAATGTCTGGGATGTCGGTGGTCAGGACAAGATCCGTCCTCTATGGAGACACTACTATTCTG GTACCCAAGGATTGATTTTCGTTGTCGACTCGAGTGACACGGCCCGTATGGAAGAGGCCCGTTCCGAATTGCACAAGATTATCAACGACCGCGAAATGAAGGATGCGCTTTTGCTGGTGTTTGCCAACAAGCAGGATATCAATGGCCACCTCAGCCCGGAGGAGGTTATCAATGCGCTGCAGCTCACCCAGTTGAAGGACAAGCTGTGGTATGTGGCTCCCAGTGTTGCTACTGAGGGTACCGGTATTTTCGAAGGCTTG GCCTGGCTTTCCAACAACGTCAAGACTCCCCCGCAGAAATAA
- the ccg9 gene encoding putative trehalose synthase (Ccg-9) (CAZy:GT4;~COG:M;~EggNog:ENOG410PHGT;~InterPro:IPR001296;~PFAM:PF13692,PF00534,PF13524) has translation MCATAGNAWSAPPSGKIYAGFSVWTMNSISTVSLAIRDTTYLLDFIQRDMPAGETGPSHVVIINYVLSRLRQFTDEHSDKFMGLAMPQRVAKLCPELCSRLWTELDVIPLVLPEDRRLLEQQSQRDLPSGVDVDSREIGEQAESMGCKCVRLFGPDNVPLLQVGFQGTVEVDTAFTVCLASLEDFQNTVSPKTWSAVQHYAADLKERKVRTAFFNATPQGGGVALMRHALVRLAHALGTEISWYVPKPRPGVFRLTKNNHNILQGVAKPNDRLTGKDYEQISDWIYENAKRYWLSCEGPLQPPSEGGAHIVIVDDPQMAPLIPIAKNMAPDRPVIFRSHIHIRSDLIATPDTPQAEAWGRLWESIKLADIFISHPVSSFVPKNIPKERVGFMPASTDWLDGLNKNMRDWDVAYYGRAFNSWCRNSGMPTIDYPEDKYIVQIARFDPSKGILDAVESYRKFHAHLTKTHPQTAPPKLLIAGHGSVDDPDGSLIYDQVVSHIEEDIPHLRDQICVMRLRPSDQVLNALLSKSKIALQLSRREGFEIKVSEAAHKGKPVIATRAGGLPLQVANGESGFLVDVGDTDAVAQRLYELWTDDALYQRMSEYAIRHVSDEVSTVGNAVSWLYLACELSKGDRVEPNGAWINDLARKGAGQDYEAGESRLPRVVEVEKMG, from the exons ATGTGTGCCACCGCCGGAAATGCATGGTCAGCGCCGCCGTCTGGA AAAATCTATGCCGGGTTTTCAGTATGGACCATGAACTCGATATCGACCGTATCCCTCGCGATTCGAGATACCACATATCTACTAGACTTCATCCAGCGCGACATGCCCGCCGGCGAAACGGGGCCCAGCCATGTTGTCATCATCAATTACGTTCTTTCCCGATTGAGGCAGTTCACGGACGAACACTCTGATAAGTTCATGGGTTTGGCAATGCCACAGCGCGTGGCTAAGCTCTGTCCGGAGCTTTGTTCGCGTCTGTGGACAGAACTCGATGTCATCCCACTTGTGCTTCCTGAAGACCGGCGTCTTCTAGAGCAGCAATCGCAGCGGGATTTGCCCAGTGGTGTCGACGTAGACTCTAGAGAGATTGGCGAGCAGGCGGAGTCAATGGGTTGTAAATGTGTCAG ATTATTTGGCCCTGACAACGTCCCATTGCTGCAGGTCGGCTTTCAGGGCACGGTGGAGGTCGATACTGCTTTCACAGTATGCCTAGCGAGCTTGGAGGACTTCCAGAACACCGTCTCACCAAAGACATGGTCTGCTGTTCAACATTATGCGGCTGATctgaaagaaagaaaagtcAGAACCGCCTTCTTCAACGCAACTCCTCAAGGCGGGGGCGTGGCACTCATGAGACACGCCCTCGTCAGACTTGCCCATGCTCTAGGCACAGAGATCTCTTG GTACGTCCCAAAACCACGCCCCGGCGTCTTCCGCCTCACCAAAAACAACCACAACATCCTTCAAGGCGTCGCCAAACCAAACGACCGCCTAACCGGAAAGGACTATGAGCAAATCTCCGATTGGATCTACGAGAACGCAAAACGCTACTGGCTCTCCTGTGAAGGACCTCTCCAACCACCTTCCGAAGGAGGCGCCCATATCGTCATCGTCGACGACCCGCAGATGGCACCGTTGATCCCCATCGCCAAAAATATGGCTCCTGATCGCCCGGTGATCTTCCGCAGTCATATCCATATCAGGAGTGATTTGATTGCAACGCCAGATACACCGCAGGCTGAGGCGTGGGGGAGACTTTGGGAGAGTATTAAGTTGGCAGATATATTTATCAGTCATCCTGTTAGTTCTTTTGTGCCGAAGAATATTCCGAAGGAGAGGGTTGGTTTCATGCCCGCGTCGACAGATTG GCTCGACGGCTTAAACAAAAACATGCGTGACTGGGACGTCGCCTACTACGGCCGCGCCTTCAACTCCTGGTGCCGCAATTCCGGCATGCCCACAATCGACTACCCAGAGG ACAAATACATCGTCCAAATCGCCCGCTTCGATCCGAGCAAAGGTATCCTCGACGCCGTCGAATCCTACAGGAAATTCCACGCCCACCTCACCAAAACACACCCCCAAACCGCACCCCCAAAACTCCTCATCGCAGGTCACGGCTCCGTCGACGACCCCGACGGCTCCCTAATCTACGACCAAGTCGTCTCCCACATCGAAGAGGACATCCCGCACCTGCGCGACCAGATCTGCGTCATGAGACTACGGCCCAGCGACCAGGTTCTCAACGCTTTGTTATCAAAGAGTAAGATTGCACTACAGTTGAGTAGGCGGGAGGGCTTTGAGATTAAGGTTTCGGAGGCCGCGCATAAGGGGAAACCTGTTATTGCCACGCGCGCGGGGGGGTTGCCGTTGCAGGTGGCGAATGGGGAGAGCGGGTTCTTGGTTGATGTTGGGGATACGGATGCTGTTGCGCAGCGATTGTATGAGCTTTGGACGGATGACGCGCTGTATCAGCGGATGAGCGAGTATGCGATTCGGCATGTGTCGGATGAGGTGAGTACGGTGGGGAATGCGGTGAGTTGGTTGTATTTGGCGTGCGAGTTGAGTAAGGGGGATAGGGTTGAGCCGAATGGGGCGTGGATCAATGATTTGGCGAGGAAGGGGGCTGGGCAGGACTATGAGGCTGGGGAGTCGAGGTTGCCGAGGGTTGTCGAGGTTGAGAAGATGGGTTAG